One part of the Streptomyces sp. NBC_00286 genome encodes these proteins:
- a CDS encoding glycosyltransferase, which translates to MNALVWTATGSLAAWLWLLLGQGFFWRTDLRLPPCQEPEDWPSVCVVVPARDEAAVLPGSLPSLLAQDYPGRAEVFLVDDGSSDGTGELARELAERYGGLPLTVGSPGEPPVGWTGKLWAVRHGIGLARARAPEYLLLTDADIAHAPDSLRELVSTARTGGFDLVSQMARLRVESVWERLVVPAFVYFFAQLYPFRWIAVRGSRTAAAAGGCVLLRADAAERARIPDAIRHAVIDDVALAKAVKGSGGHIWLGLAEKVDSVRPYPRLHDLWRMVSRSAYAQLRHNPLLLVGTIVGLAVVYLVPPVALYAGLAAGSAGAAMAGGLAWLLMTATYLPMLRYYRQPLPLALLLPVTAFLYLLMTVDSAVQHYRGRGAAWKGRTYARPDAAPEQR; encoded by the coding sequence GTGAACGCCCTTGTGTGGACCGCCACCGGATCGCTGGCCGCCTGGCTGTGGCTGCTACTGGGACAGGGCTTCTTCTGGCGTACGGATCTACGGTTGCCGCCGTGCCAGGAGCCAGAGGACTGGCCTTCCGTCTGCGTCGTCGTACCGGCGCGGGACGAAGCCGCCGTACTCCCGGGCAGCCTGCCGTCGCTCCTCGCACAGGACTATCCAGGGCGGGCGGAGGTGTTCCTGGTCGACGACGGGAGTTCGGACGGCACCGGGGAGCTGGCCCGCGAGCTTGCCGAGCGGTACGGCGGGCTGCCGCTGACCGTCGGCTCGCCCGGAGAGCCGCCCGTGGGGTGGACGGGCAAGCTCTGGGCCGTACGGCACGGAATCGGTCTGGCACGCGCGCGTGCACCCGAATATCTGCTGCTGACGGACGCGGACATCGCCCACGCGCCGGACAGCCTGCGGGAGTTGGTGTCCACGGCCCGCACGGGAGGCTTCGATCTCGTCTCGCAGATGGCACGGCTGCGGGTCGAGAGCGTCTGGGAGCGGCTGGTGGTGCCCGCCTTCGTGTACTTCTTCGCTCAGCTGTATCCGTTCCGCTGGATCGCCGTGAGGGGGTCGCGGACGGCTGCCGCGGCAGGCGGCTGCGTCCTGTTGCGCGCGGACGCCGCCGAGCGGGCGCGCATTCCGGATGCCATCCGGCACGCGGTCATCGACGACGTGGCGCTCGCGAAGGCGGTCAAGGGCTCCGGGGGCCACATCTGGCTGGGGCTCGCGGAAAAGGTCGACAGCGTGCGCCCGTATCCGCGGCTGCATGACCTGTGGCGGATGGTGTCGCGAAGTGCGTACGCCCAACTGCGGCACAACCCACTGCTGCTGGTCGGCACGATCGTGGGCCTCGCGGTGGTGTACCTGGTGCCGCCCGTGGCGCTCTATGCGGGTCTGGCCGCGGGGAGTGCGGGTGCAGCGATGGCGGGCGGGCTCGCTTGGCTGCTGATGACAGCGACGTATCTGCCGATGCTCCGCTACTACCGGCAACCGCTCCCGCTCGCCCTGTTGTTGCCGGTCACCGCGTTTTTGTACCTCCTCATGACGGTGGATTCCGCGGTGCAGCACTACAGGGGGCGCGGAGCGGCCTGGAAAGGCCGCACCTACGCCCGTCCCGACGCGGCGCCCGAACAGCGGTGA
- a CDS encoding TerD family protein, with product MPKGSNVPMPTAGLRVELGWRAGPGVPDADASALLLVSGKVRSDQDFVFYNQPAHASGSVRHEGKQNAGGQVSDTLVVDLARVEPEVETVVLAASTDGATFGQVPGLYIRVLDAQQGTEVARFDSEGATVETAFVLGEFYRRQGAWKFRAVGQGYSSGLEGLATDFGITVDEPQQAAPAPTTPTPMPSTPPPPASVAPPVTAAPPTPPPAAPPAQPAAPVRLTKVTLTKEAPSVSLTKQGGTSGAMRVNLNWQVRKQFSGWRSKLGQAVAMHSDLDLDLCALYELSDGSKGVVQALGNAFGALHQPPFIHLDGDDRTGASASGENMSINLDHQQYFRRILIFVTIYEGARSFADLDATVTLQPLHGAPIDFSLGECTVPSTVCALALITNTGSDLVVQREARFLVPERGVSPQRTVDYAYGWGMNWTPGRK from the coding sequence ATGCCTAAAGGTTCGAATGTTCCGATGCCGACGGCCGGACTTCGCGTCGAGTTGGGGTGGCGTGCTGGCCCCGGCGTCCCCGACGCGGATGCCTCGGCGCTGTTGCTGGTCTCCGGAAAGGTCCGGTCGGACCAGGACTTCGTCTTCTACAACCAGCCCGCGCACGCCTCCGGATCCGTGCGGCACGAGGGCAAGCAGAACGCCGGCGGCCAGGTGAGCGACACACTGGTCGTCGACCTCGCGCGGGTGGAGCCCGAGGTCGAGACCGTGGTGCTCGCCGCCTCCACGGACGGCGCCACGTTCGGGCAGGTGCCCGGCCTGTACATCCGGGTCCTCGATGCCCAACAGGGCACAGAGGTCGCGCGCTTCGACAGCGAGGGCGCGACCGTGGAGACCGCCTTCGTGCTCGGGGAGTTCTACCGCCGCCAGGGCGCCTGGAAGTTCCGTGCCGTCGGGCAGGGCTACAGCAGCGGACTCGAGGGGCTGGCCACGGACTTCGGCATCACCGTGGACGAACCGCAGCAGGCGGCGCCCGCGCCCACCACGCCGACGCCCATGCCCTCGACGCCACCGCCGCCCGCGTCCGTCGCCCCGCCGGTCACGGCCGCCCCGCCGACGCCACCACCGGCCGCGCCGCCCGCCCAGCCCGCCGCCCCGGTACGTCTGACCAAGGTCACGCTGACCAAGGAAGCCCCGTCGGTCTCGCTCACCAAGCAGGGCGGCACCTCCGGCGCCATGCGTGTGAACCTCAACTGGCAAGTACGTAAGCAGTTCTCGGGGTGGCGCAGCAAGCTCGGCCAGGCCGTCGCCATGCACTCCGACCTCGACCTCGACCTGTGCGCCCTGTACGAGCTCTCCGACGGCAGCAAGGGCGTCGTCCAGGCACTGGGCAACGCCTTCGGGGCGCTGCACCAGCCGCCGTTCATCCATCTCGACGGCGACGACCGCACCGGTGCCTCGGCGAGTGGCGAGAACATGAGCATCAACCTCGACCACCAGCAGTACTTCCGCCGCATTCTCATCTTCGTCACCATCTACGAAGGAGCCCGGTCCTTCGCCGACCTGGACGCCACGGTGACCCTCCAGCCCCTGCACGGCGCTCCCATCGACTTCTCGCTCGGCGAGTGCACCGTTCCCTCGACGGTGTGCGCACTGGCCCTCATCACCAACACCGGCAGCGATCTCGTCGTCCAGCGCGAGGCCCGATTCCTGGTTCCCGAGCGCGGCGTGAGCCCGCAGCGCACCGTCGACTACGCCTACGGGTGGGGCATGAACTGGACCCCCGGCAGGAAGTGA
- a CDS encoding DUF6643 family protein, whose protein sequence is MTSPRSTYGGGYYSASFPDTPIYDSLVAERGTPQIAPIRVPAAYDTGNHLPALPSALPALPAAPSPQAPSYGYPQAQPLQQAATPYIPQQQTAGPRGYPGPQAQQPQQPQRPVQPQRPVQPQRPVAGGTGYEAMRPAAPRPAPAPYQDPYNGQQQQYRGGY, encoded by the coding sequence ATGACCTCCCCCCGCTCCACCTATGGCGGCGGTTACTACTCCGCCTCCTTCCCGGACACTCCGATCTACGACTCGCTCGTCGCTGAGCGGGGTACCCCGCAGATCGCGCCGATCCGGGTCCCCGCGGCGTACGACACGGGCAACCACCTGCCCGCGCTTCCGTCGGCGCTGCCCGCCCTGCCGGCCGCCCCGTCACCGCAGGCGCCGTCGTACGGCTACCCGCAGGCCCAGCCGCTGCAACAGGCCGCCACGCCGTACATCCCGCAACAGCAGACAGCCGGTCCGCGTGGCTACCCGGGCCCTCAGGCCCAGCAGCCCCAGCAGCCCCAGCGTCCCGTACAACCACAGCGTCCGGTACAACCCCAGCGTCCCGTGGCGGGCGGTACGGGCTACGAGGCGATGCGCCCCGCGGCTCCCCGTCCGGCTCCGGCGCCGTATCAGGACCCGTACAACGGTCAGCAGCAGCAATACCGCGGCGGCTACTGA
- a CDS encoding MOSC domain-containing protein, translating to MSMSVLHSIHVYPLKAAKGHAAREAVVEPWGLVGDRRWVLIDETGKVITQRAHTRMALAAAEPQPGGGVLLSGPGREPLAVPVPEPIGTTTVEMPRDKVEGVPADAAAHAWCSDYLGIDVRLVHLDEPATRRPLDPEYARPGETVSFADAYPLLLTTVASLDALNCLIARGDRPDEGPLPMNRFRPNVVVEGTDAWSEDGWSRIAIGEAVFRVAKPCARCVVTTTDQDTAERGGEPLRTLGRHRRIGGKLLFGQNLVPESVGTVRVGDPVRFLE from the coding sequence ATGTCGATGTCGGTGCTGCACTCGATCCACGTCTACCCGCTCAAGGCGGCCAAAGGCCATGCCGCGCGCGAGGCCGTCGTGGAGCCCTGGGGCCTGGTGGGCGACCGGCGTTGGGTGCTGATCGACGAGACGGGCAAGGTCATCACCCAGCGCGCGCATACGCGCATGGCGCTTGCCGCCGCCGAGCCACAGCCCGGCGGCGGTGTTCTGCTGTCCGGACCCGGCCGTGAACCGCTCGCTGTTCCCGTGCCCGAGCCGATCGGCACGACGACGGTCGAGATGCCGCGCGACAAGGTGGAGGGGGTTCCAGCCGACGCCGCGGCGCACGCCTGGTGCAGCGACTATCTCGGCATCGACGTGCGTCTCGTGCATCTCGACGAGCCGGCCACCCGACGTCCCCTCGATCCGGAGTACGCGCGTCCGGGCGAAACCGTCAGCTTCGCCGACGCCTATCCCCTGCTGCTCACCACCGTCGCCTCCCTCGACGCCCTCAACTGCCTGATAGCGCGCGGCGACCGGCCCGACGAGGGCCCCCTCCCCATGAACCGCTTCCGGCCGAACGTGGTGGTCGAGGGCACCGACGCCTGGTCCGAGGACGGCTGGTCGAGGATCGCCATCGGTGAGGCGGTCTTCCGCGTGGCCAAGCCGTGTGCGCGCTGTGTCGTGACCACCACCGACCAGGACACCGCCGAGCGCGGCGGGGAACCGCTGCGCACGCTCGGCCGCCACCGACGCATCGGCGGCAAGCTGCTCTTCGGGCAGAACCTCGTGCCGGAGTCCGTCGGCACCGTGCGCGTGGGAGACCCGGTCAGATTCCTCGAATAG
- a CDS encoding RNA-guided endonuclease InsQ/TnpB family protein — translation MATGVKRAFKYRFYPTDAQAAELSRTFGCVRKVYNMALAARTEAWARQERVNYNQTSALLTAWKKTEELAYLNEVSSVPLQQALRHLQAAFANFFAKRAKYPRFKAKKTSRASAEYTSSAFRFRDGQLTLAKMADPLDIVWSRPLPEGATPSTVTVSRDSAGRWFVSLLCEDPRVKPLAAVDAAVGIDVGLNHLLTLSTGEKIANPRHERRDRERLAKAQRELSRKAKGEGANRQKARQKVAKIHARIADRRRDVLHKLTTRLVRENQTLVIEDLTVRNMVKNRSLARAISDAAWSQFRSMLEYKADWYGREVIAVDRFFPSSKLCSACGSLSEAMPLHVRSWTCGSCGTAHDRDVNAAENLLAAGLAVSVCGAGVRPQRRTPGGQSAVKQKTPRREP, via the coding sequence ATGGCCACTGGCGTGAAGCGGGCCTTCAAGTACCGTTTCTATCCGACCGATGCGCAGGCAGCCGAGCTGTCGCGCACCTTCGGATGCGTGCGCAAGGTCTACAACATGGCCCTCGCGGCCCGTACCGAGGCCTGGGCGCGGCAGGAACGGGTCAACTACAACCAGACCTCGGCCCTGCTGACCGCGTGGAAGAAGACAGAGGAACTCGCCTACCTCAACGAGGTCTCCTCCGTGCCGCTGCAGCAGGCCTTGCGGCACCTGCAGGCCGCCTTCGCGAACTTCTTCGCCAAACGCGCCAAGTACCCGCGCTTCAAGGCGAAGAAGACCTCCCGGGCGAGCGCGGAGTACACCTCCTCCGCCTTCCGGTTCCGCGACGGCCAGCTGACACTGGCCAAGATGGCCGACCCGCTGGACATCGTCTGGTCGCGTCCCCTGCCCGAGGGGGCGACGCCGAGCACGGTGACGGTGAGCCGGGACAGCGCCGGACGCTGGTTCGTCTCCCTGCTGTGCGAGGACCCGCGGGTCAAGCCGCTCGCGGCGGTCGACGCGGCAGTGGGTATCGACGTCGGGCTTAACCACCTGCTGACCCTCTCCACGGGGGAGAAGATCGCCAACCCGCGGCATGAGCGCCGCGACCGCGAGCGACTGGCGAAGGCCCAGCGGGAGCTGTCCCGCAAGGCCAAGGGCGAGGGTGCCAACCGGCAAAAGGCCCGCCAGAAGGTCGCCAAGATCCATGCCCGGATCGCCGACCGCAGGCGGGATGTGCTGCACAAGCTGACCACTCGACTCGTGCGTGAGAACCAAACGCTTGTGATCGAGGACCTGACCGTACGCAACATGGTCAAAAACCGGAGCCTGGCCCGCGCCATCAGTGATGCCGCGTGGTCCCAGTTCCGGAGCATGCTGGAGTACAAGGCCGACTGGTACGGGCGGGAAGTAATCGCGGTGGACCGCTTCTTTCCTTCCTCCAAGCTGTGCTCCGCCTGCGGCAGCCTTTCTGAGGCGATGCCGCTGCATGTCCGTTCCTGGACGTGCGGCAGTTGCGGCACGGCCCATGACCGGGACGTGAACGCCGCTGAGAACCTTCTGGCCGCCGGGCTGGCGGTGTCTGTCTGTGGAGCCGGTGTAAGACCTCAACGGAGAACTCCGGGCGGGCAGTCGGCGGTGAAGCAGAAAACCCCACGGCGCGAGCCGTAG
- a CDS encoding Rv1733c family protein has protein sequence MRTIRGLWRWRHNPLCRRTDLVEAWLALATLLLILVAAPVAGAWVGSVAQDALQESVRQQRLDRHLVDATVVKKADSRPFDPDPETSSARDSHNRVVADWKGPDGSERHGTVTAALKSPQPGDRFKLWTDEQGRTIGRPLDTATATTHAVLAGFGTAAACAGFLEGSRRLVVWRMMRRRYARLDRAWSQAGPDWGRTGTGS, from the coding sequence TTGCGGACCATCAGGGGACTCTGGCGCTGGCGGCACAATCCGCTGTGCCGTAGGACCGACCTCGTCGAGGCCTGGCTGGCACTGGCGACGCTGCTGCTCATCCTGGTCGCCGCCCCCGTGGCCGGCGCGTGGGTCGGCTCAGTCGCCCAGGACGCCCTGCAGGAGTCCGTACGGCAACAGCGGCTGGACCGCCACCTGGTGGACGCGACCGTCGTGAAGAAGGCGGATAGCCGCCCGTTCGACCCCGACCCCGAGACGTCCTCGGCACGCGACTCCCACAACCGAGTGGTCGCCGACTGGAAGGGCCCGGACGGCTCGGAGCGGCACGGCACGGTGACGGCCGCCCTCAAGTCCCCGCAGCCGGGCGACCGGTTCAAGCTGTGGACCGACGAACAGGGCCGAACAATCGGCCGCCCCCTGGACACCGCCACCGCGACGACGCACGCCGTGCTCGCCGGGTTCGGCACGGCAGCCGCCTGCGCCGGATTCCTCGAGGGTTCCCGGAGGCTGGTCGTGTGGCGCATGATGCGGCGCCGGTACGCCCGCCTGGACCGGGCATGGTCGCAGGCCGGACCGGACTGGGGCAGGACCGGCACGGGCAGTTGA
- a CDS encoding right-handed parallel beta-helix repeat-containing protein gives MAQGTVQVTHTGTSRWRRRTGEYASLAAALEAAGDGDVLTVAPGTYRENLVVRRTVTLRGPEGSPGSVRIAPVDGVPLTVRASAVVQDLLVEGQDAAAPALLVEEGAPELTDIRIVTRSAAGIEVRGGARPTVRRCTVDNPAGVGIAVLDGGGGVFEDCEVVAAGQSGIAVRGAAHPRLERCRVHHASGAGLSATGEHSALEAVGCEVYEVKGSGVQVTARATAHLTDCVVHRTTADGVTLDTDAVLTLADCRIHDIPENAVDLRSRSVLTMTRSTVRQFGRNGLSVWDPGTRVDADQCEIHDSTGDYPAVWVSDGATVVLDSCRVHDVPDALFVLDRGSRADVVDSDLWQVRNTAVSVSDGATAQLDDCRIRDAATGAWFRDHGSGGTLSGCTIDGAQTGVIVTKGADPTVERCTVDSPAEAGFYVSAGGRGTFHGCRVTGSGGYGFHVIDGCRTTLRKCRTERCARGGYEFADAGGDQGSGNGPVVEECTSDESAGVRPPPAQTAVETTSQSPGLLGAIPGQRTTEQEPLVTAQPPGQPEQPARTSKAVLGELDALVGLDSVKREVRALTDMIEVGRRRQQAGLKAASVRRHLVFTGSPGTGKTTVARLYGEILASLGVLEKGHLVEVSRVDLVGEHIGSTAIRTQEAFDKARGGVLFIDEAYALSPEDSGRDFGREAIDTLVKLMEDHREAVVVIVAGYTAEMERFLRVNPGVASRFSRTITFSDYVPEELLRIVEQQAEEHEYRLAPGAGEALLKYFTAIPKGPAFGNGRTARQTFEAMVERHAGRVAQLAETSTDDLTLLYAEDLPELP, from the coding sequence ATGGCACAGGGCACGGTCCAGGTGACGCACACCGGCACGTCTCGGTGGCGACGCCGCACGGGTGAGTACGCATCGCTCGCCGCCGCCCTGGAGGCCGCGGGCGACGGTGATGTGCTCACCGTCGCGCCCGGTACGTACAGGGAAAACCTCGTCGTCCGGCGGACGGTGACCCTGCGGGGCCCGGAGGGCTCCCCCGGTTCCGTACGCATCGCGCCCGTTGACGGTGTGCCGCTCACGGTGCGCGCGTCCGCGGTAGTCCAGGACCTGCTCGTGGAGGGCCAGGACGCGGCGGCGCCCGCGCTGCTCGTCGAGGAGGGCGCTCCGGAGCTCACGGACATCCGGATCGTCACGCGTTCCGCCGCCGGGATCGAGGTGCGCGGCGGTGCGCGTCCGACCGTGCGGCGCTGCACGGTCGACAATCCGGCGGGTGTCGGTATCGCCGTACTGGACGGCGGGGGCGGGGTGTTCGAGGACTGCGAGGTCGTGGCCGCAGGCCAGTCGGGCATCGCCGTGCGCGGCGCCGCCCATCCACGCCTTGAGCGCTGCCGGGTGCATCACGCGTCGGGCGCGGGCCTGTCGGCGACCGGTGAGCATTCCGCGCTGGAGGCTGTGGGCTGCGAGGTGTATGAGGTCAAGGGCAGCGGCGTCCAGGTCACCGCGCGGGCGACGGCGCATCTCACCGACTGCGTCGTGCACCGGACCACGGCGGACGGTGTCACGCTCGACACGGACGCCGTGCTCACGCTCGCCGACTGCCGGATCCACGACATCCCGGAGAACGCGGTCGATCTGCGTTCCCGCTCGGTCCTGACGATGACCCGTTCCACGGTGCGGCAGTTCGGGCGCAACGGCCTTTCGGTGTGGGATCCCGGCACACGGGTGGACGCCGACCAGTGCGAGATCCATGACAGTACGGGCGACTATCCCGCGGTCTGGGTGAGCGACGGCGCGACCGTGGTGCTCGACTCGTGCCGGGTGCACGACGTGCCGGACGCCCTCTTCGTGCTCGACCGCGGCTCGCGCGCCGATGTCGTCGACAGCGATCTGTGGCAGGTGCGCAACACGGCGGTGTCGGTGAGCGACGGAGCCACCGCACAGCTCGACGACTGCCGTATCCGGGACGCCGCGACCGGCGCCTGGTTCCGCGATCACGGCAGCGGCGGCACGCTCTCGGGGTGCACCATCGACGGTGCGCAGACGGGTGTGATCGTGACCAAGGGCGCCGACCCCACCGTCGAGCGCTGCACGGTCGACTCGCCCGCGGAGGCCGGTTTCTACGTCTCGGCCGGCGGCCGCGGCACGTTCCACGGCTGCCGCGTCACGGGCAGCGGAGGCTACGGCTTCCATGTGATCGACGGCTGCCGTACGACGCTCAGGAAGTGCCGTACGGAGCGCTGCGCGCGCGGGGGTTACGAGTTCGCCGACGCCGGCGGCGACCAAGGATCCGGCAACGGACCCGTCGTCGAGGAGTGCACGAGCGACGAGAGCGCCGGGGTACGGCCTCCGCCAGCTCAGACGGCCGTGGAGACGACGAGCCAGTCCCCCGGTCTGCTGGGCGCCATCCCAGGTCAGCGCACGACCGAGCAGGAGCCGCTGGTCACCGCGCAGCCGCCCGGGCAGCCCGAGCAGCCCGCACGCACGTCGAAGGCCGTGCTCGGTGAACTCGACGCGCTGGTCGGCCTCGACAGCGTCAAGCGCGAGGTGCGGGCCCTCACCGACATGATCGAGGTGGGCCGCCGCCGTCAGCAGGCGGGCCTCAAGGCGGCCTCCGTGCGGCGCCATCTGGTCTTCACCGGCTCCCCCGGCACGGGCAAGACGACCGTCGCCCGGCTGTACGGCGAGATCCTGGCCTCGCTCGGTGTCCTGGAGAAGGGCCATCTCGTCGAGGTGTCCCGGGTCGATCTGGTCGGCGAGCACATCGGCTCCACGGCCATCCGTACGCAGGAGGCCTTCGACAAGGCGCGCGGAGGCGTGCTGTTCATCGACGAGGCGTACGCGCTGTCGCCGGAGGACTCGGGACGCGACTTCGGGCGCGAGGCCATCGACACCCTTGTGAAGCTGATGGAGGACCACCGGGAGGCGGTGGTAGTGATCGTCGCGGGGTACACGGCCGAGATGGAGCGCTTCCTTCGCGTCAACCCCGGGGTGGCGTCCCGTTTCTCACGGACCATCACATTCAGCGACTACGTTCCCGAGGAGCTGCTGCGGATCGTGGAACAGCAGGCTGAGGAGCACGAGTACCGGTTGGCGCCGGGCGCGGGCGAAGCGCTGCTGAAGTACTTCACGGCGATCCCGAAGGGGCCCGCGTTCGGCAACGGCCGCACCGCGCGGCAGACGTTCGAGGCGATGGTGGAGCGGCACGCGGGGCGGGTCGCCCAGCTCGCCGAGACGAGCACGGACGACCTCACCCTGCTTTACGCCGAGGACCTGCCCGAGTTGCCCTGA
- a CDS encoding DeoR/GlpR family DNA-binding transcription regulator, with protein sequence MSENQNLLAEQRRALILDEVRRRGGVRVNELTRKLGVSDMTVRRDLDALSRQGVVEKVHGGAVPIVEASTHEPGFEAKSGLELTAKEDIARAAASLVAPGTAIALSGGTTTYALAHQLLDVPDLTVVTNSVRVADVFHAAQRTSGQRQGAATVVLTGGVRTPSDSLVGPVADQAIGALHFDVLFLGVHGISVEAGLSTPNLAEAETNRRLVQSARRVVVVADHTKWGTVGLSSFAALEQVDTLVTDAGLPAEARAEVSEHLRRLVVAGEPEEDTDI encoded by the coding sequence GTGAGCGAGAATCAGAACCTCCTCGCGGAGCAGCGCCGCGCTCTGATCCTCGACGAGGTCCGGCGGCGCGGCGGCGTCCGCGTCAACGAGCTCACCAGAAAGCTCGGCGTCTCCGATATGACGGTCCGCCGCGATCTGGACGCGCTGTCCCGGCAGGGCGTGGTGGAAAAGGTGCACGGCGGCGCGGTCCCGATCGTCGAGGCCAGCACCCATGAGCCGGGCTTCGAAGCCAAGTCGGGACTGGAGCTGACCGCCAAGGAGGACATCGCGCGGGCCGCCGCGAGCCTGGTCGCGCCGGGCACGGCGATCGCGCTGTCCGGCGGCACGACGACGTACGCGCTCGCCCATCAGCTCCTCGATGTGCCGGACCTGACCGTGGTGACCAACTCGGTGCGCGTGGCCGATGTCTTCCATGCCGCGCAGCGCACTTCCGGGCAGCGGCAGGGTGCGGCCACGGTCGTACTGACGGGTGGTGTGCGTACGCCTTCGGACTCGCTCGTGGGACCGGTCGCCGACCAGGCGATCGGGGCGCTGCACTTCGATGTGCTGTTCCTCGGGGTGCACGGCATCTCGGTCGAGGCGGGCCTGTCGACGCCGAACCTGGCGGAGGCCGAGACGAACCGGCGGCTCGTGCAGTCCGCGCGGCGCGTCGTCGTGGTCGCGGACCACACCAAGTGGGGCACGGTGGGGCTGAGTTCGTTCGCCGCGCTGGAGCAGGTCGACACGCTGGTCACGGACGCCGGGCTGCCCGCCGAGGCACGCGCGGAGGTCTCCGAGCATTTGCGGCGTCTGGTGGTGGCGGGCGAGCCCGAGGAGGATACAGACATCTGA